Part of the Rhizobium tropici CIAT 899 genome, CAGCGACACCGGGCTGACCGTCTGGTCGGGCACGCAGAACCCCTTCCCCATGCGTCGCGATCTGGCACTCCTCCTCGACATGCCCGAGGACATGATCCTCGTGGAGCGCCTGGAAGCCGCCGGCTGCTATGGCCGAAACTGCGCCGACGATGTGACTGCCGATGCCGCGCTTCTGTCCCGCGCCGTGCGCGCGCCAGTGCGCGTGCAGCTCACGCGCGAGCAGGAGCATGTCTGGGAACCAAAGGGCGCCGCCCAGATCATCGACGTGCGCGGCGGCCTCGATCTCGAGGGCGGCCCTTCGGCCTATGATTTCGAGACGCGCTATCCGTCCAATCTCGCGCCGACATTATCGCTGATCCTGACCGGCAAGGTCCCACCGGTGTCCGACGTAGTGCAGATGGGTGACCGCACGGCGATCCCACCCTATGCCTATGGCAATCTCCGGGTCACCGTCCACGACATGCCGCCGATTGCCCGGGCCTCGTGGTTCCGTGGCGTTTCCGCGATGCCGAACACCTTCGCGCATGAATGCTATATTGATGAACTTGCGGCCGCGGCCGGCGTCGATCCGATCGAATACCGGCTGCGATACCTTCACGATCCCCGTGCCGTGGACCTCGTGCACGCCCTGGCAGAGCGGGCGAACTGGGTGCCTCACACAAAATGGGGCACGCTCGGCGGTGAAGGCGACCTGCTTTACGGCCGCGGCTTCGCCTATGCCGTCTATATCCACGGGCCGTTTCCGGGCAAGGCTGCCGCCTGGGCCGCCTGGGTGGCCGATGTCGCCGTCAATACCAAGACCGGCGAGATCGCCGTCACGAAGGTGACCTGCGCGCAGGATTCCGGGATGATGATCAATCCCGATGGCGTGCGGCATCAGATCCACGGCAACGTCATCCAGTCAACCAGCCGGGTACTGAAGGAGCGCGTCGAGTTTTCCTCCACCGCCGTCACCTCGAAGGAATGGGGCGGCTATCCGCTGATCACCTTCCCCGAATTGCCCGATATCGACGTGCTGATGGTTCCAAGACAGGACGAGCCGCCGCTCGGCGTCGGTGAATCCGCTTCCGTTCCGAGCGCATCGGCCATCGCCAACGCGGTCTATGATGCCACCGGCATACGCTTCCGCGAACTGCCGCTGACGCCGGAAATGGTGCTGGCGGCGCTGAAGGGCGATACGGCCACGCCGCCTCCCGCACCGCCCGCGAAAAGGAAGCGGTGGTGGAATATCGGCATCTGGACTGCCGGAGCCGCGGCGGCAATTTCAGGGCTTGTGGCGATGGCATCCCCATGGCGGCCGGCGATCGCCACGATCGAGCGGCCGGACGTGAATGTCTACAGCGCGGCGACGATCGAGCGCGGCCGCCTGGCCGCTGCGGCGGGCGCCTGCAATGTCTGCCATGTCGGCAACGACGGCACGCCCTTCGCCGGCGGCCGACGCTTCGACACGGCATTTGGCACGGTCTATGCCACGAACATCACGCCGGACGTGAAAAACGGCATCGGCGCCTGGTCCTACACCGCCTTCGAGCGAGCCATGCGTGAAGGCATCAGCCGCGATGGCCACCATCTCTATCCGGCCCATCCCTACACATCCTTCGCTGGCGCTGAGGATGCGGACCTGCAGGCGCTCTATGCCTATATGATGACGCAGACGGCAGTGGCGGACAAGGCGCCGGAGACAAAGCTGAAGTTTCCCTATAGCATCCGCACGATGATGGCAGGGTGGAATGCGCTGTTCCTGAAGTCGGCGCCCATCACCTACGACCAGACGCGCAATGCCATCTGGAACAGAGGCGCCTATCTCGTCGAGACGCTTGGCCACTGTTCCGCCTGCCACACCGAACGCAATGCGCTGGGCGCTGAAAAAACCGGGAGTGCCCATCTCTCCGGCGGCTTTGCCGAAGGCTGGGAGGCGCCTGCGCTCAACGCCATGGCCAAGGGTCCGGTTGGCTGGACAGAAGATGCCTTCTACGACTACCTGCGCACGGGCCATTCGCGCGACCACGGCAGCGCCGCCGGTCCGATGGCTCATGTGGTGGAGGTCATGCAGCCATTGCCGGACTCGGACATCCGCGCCATGGCAAATTATCTGGCGAGCCTGAATAAGGACGGCGACCCTTCGAAGGCCGTGGCCCAGAGCCAAGCAGCGATTGCAGCCAGCGAAGCGGCAAAGGTCAGTGCGGGACTGGTTTCGCCCAAGGGCGAGCGCATCTTCAATGGCGCCTGCGCCACCTGCCATACCGGCAACACGGTCCTCTCATCGCTGGCGCTGAACAGCAATCTGCATGCCGATACGCCCGACAATCTTATCCAGGCGATCCTCGGCGGTGTCGAAGCCCCGGCTATCCTTGCGGAAACCACCGGCCGCGAAGCGCCGGAAGTCATGTCCATGCCGGCATTCCGCGATACGCTGAACGAGACTCAGCTGAAGGATCTCACCGACTACCTGCGCGCCCGTTTCGCGCCGGACAGGCCGGCCTGGAGCGACACATCGGCGGCATTGCAACGCGTTGCCGCCACCGCACACTGAGGAACACACATTGCCTGAGACAGCGGCCATTGCGGATATCGAAAGTCGGGCCCTCTTTGAGCGCCCGACTGCCGCATTTCGTCCTTCAGCCTACTGGTTCTGGCATAGCATTCCCGATGAGGCGACCTGCCGGACACAGCTTGCCGATTTCCAGGCGAGGGGCATCGGCACCATCCTGATCCAGGCGCGACTCGCCCTGCCGCGCGAGCAGTACCTGTCACCGCATTATCTGTCAGCCTACAGGCTGGCCGCCGACATCGCGGCTCAACTCGGGCTCAAGCTTGGCATTTATGACGACTATAACTGGATCAGCGGCCATGCCGGTGGCAGGACTGTGGAAGGGCGTGACGAACTGCGCGAGCGTCATCTGTTCTGGTCGTCTTCGGCAGATACGCGGGGCACGATAAGCAGGATCCATCCGGCATTCACCCTGAAGATGGGCGCCGACATCATTGCCTGGCAATATGAAGGCGGGCGCATCGAATGGTGCGAATGGACGGTCGAGGCAGCAGTGCTGCATCCCTCCGGCCCAATCGAGGCATATGATCAGACCGTCGACGTGACGTCGCAGGTCAGCATCACAGGTTCTGATGGTGCGTCCTGCGGCTATTCCTATGATGGCGCGGTCGCATTCGGCTGGACGCTGACGGTCTTTGTAAGCGCGCGTTCCGCGACATCACGGATCATCAACTATCTGCTGCCGGAGGCAGCCCAGCGTTTCATCGACGTTGGCCTCGAACCCATCGTCACAGCCCTTGGCAAGCGCGTGCCCGATCCCGTTGGATCTGTATTCTACGATCAGCCGGCCCCCGGCTTCTATCGCTGGGATCAGATGGCGGGAAATCTCGGTAACAGCCTGCTGTTTGCGCCTGCGCTGAAAGACTGTGTCCTGTCCAAGACGGGCGTGCCGTTCGCCGTCGCCCTTCTCGCGGTGGTGCGCAACGTTGGGCCGGAAACCTTGCGACTGCGTGCGTTGTTTCACGCAGCCTATTCCACCTTGATGAACGAGGCATTCTTCGGCACACTCAGGGGCTGGGCGGAAGGAAAAGGGATCGTCCTCACGGGGCATGAGATTCTCGCTCATGTCAGCTCATGGGCACCCAATGGCGGCTTCACAAGCATCGATCCGCGCGTCGCGCCGGCGGTGGACTTCTTCGGCATCGACGCCATCAGGCACGAAACGGCCGTGGACGCAAACAATCTCACGCCACAGTTGGCTCCCAAGATGGGTGATTCGGTCGCCCGCTCGAACGGACGCAGCCGCTGCGTCGTCGAGACCTATTTCAGCGCCGAACGCACCGAAGTGCGCGCTGCCGGCCAATGGGAGGTGACGCTGGAGGCATCGCGCGCCCAGGCGATCCGGCTTGCCTGCCTTGGCACACGGCAGTTCCTCTGGCACGGCGTCTACCAGACCGATGGACTCGACAACGACCCGACGCCCTTCACCAATCCGCGCTTCGACTTCGCGCCGGGCATCAACTTCGAGCCGTGGTGGCCCTATCATGATCTTTTCGCCGAAGAGATCGCACGCGTTTCCGCCTTTATCGAACCTGCAAGGCCGCAGGCGCCGGTTGCTATTCTGTATCCTCTCTACACTGCCTTTGCCGAAGGGCCTCGCCACGGCCATGCCACCCATATCGGCGCCTGGTGCGAGCAACTGTTGGTGCAGGGCTGCGATTTCATGTTCGTGAGCGAGGCGGATATCGCAAACGCGGCTATAGAAGATAGACGTCTGCTTGCATCCGGTCTCGCGTTCGACGCGGTGGTGCTGCCTTCGGTGACGGTACTGGAAACGGCTGTTACGATTCAAAAGCTCGATGCCTTCATGAAGGCCGGCGGTCGGATCTGGTCTTCGGGCGAAACCGTCTCCACGGTTCGCACGGGCGAGGGAACCTCCGGCTCGGTTGGCGTCACGTCGCACACCACAGCGATGCCCGATGCCGAAACGGTGTCCGCCCTCCTGTCGACCCTGACGCTCGACGGTCCGCAGATTTCGGGCCAAAGGCCGTGGCAATGGATCGGTCATGATGTTGACGGCTGGTGGAGGATGGTCGTTTTCAACGATGGCGCAGAAGATATCAGCTTTGACATCCTGCTCGGAGATGGCTTCGATTATGCGATATGGAACGCGGAATACGGGTCTGTCGAAGCCTTCGCCGCCGTTCACAAGCTGACCGTAGAGTTGGAACCGCACGAAGTTCGCTGCATCCGTCTCCGTCAAAACAGACAGGCGGCTGTCGCCATCGGCCATCTATCGAGCCGACGGGCGCTTGACCGAAACCGGCTCATTGCTCTGGCAGACGGCTGGACATTCGCGCCCGGCCAAGATCAGGCCTTTGCGCCTATCTCCGTTGACAGCGGCTGGGAAGAGCAAGGCTTTCCGGCCTTCAGCGGCACGGGCATCTACCGACTTTCCTTCACAACGGGAACCGAGACCGACTGGATGCTGGAACTGCCGACCGTTCATACGGCGGTCACTGCTTATATCGATGGAACCGAAGTGGGACGCCGTGGCTGGCGGCCCTATCGCTTAGGGCTCGGCCGCCTTGCCGCCGGCACCCATGAACTCGAGCTTCACGTCGCCAACACGGCAGCAAACCGCTATTACGACAACACACCCTATCTCGGCAGCGGCCCGGACAAGAGCGGGCTGACAGCCACACCCATGCTCATACCGCTGCAAAACAGACCGGAATAAGAACCATGCTGAAACATTCTACCGTTCCCTTGATGCGCGCCTGGAACAGCTGGTCCGACAGACCGGCGGAAATGGTGTTTCTGCCGCTCGGTGTGCGCATCACGCCCGTTCTCTATTCCACGCGCAGCCGGACGACGTCAGCCATCGAGCCGCGTCGCGACACGGTGCGGCTCGGCCGCCACGCGATCGACGGATCGCTGATCGAACTGGAAACGGAGCATAGCGGAACCACCGTCGCCTTCAGAACCGAGAAGTCCGATCCCTTCGCGGTTCGCGGAAATTGGGAGGGCAAGGCTGGTGGCGAGTGGGGACTGCGCTTCTGGCTGACCCTGGCGATTTCGGCAGACAGTGGAGAAATGGTCACGCATGAAGCTGGCCGCAACGTCACACTCGTCAAGATCGGCACCCGCTTCGTCGCGGTCGCAACGGCGGAGGCTCCGGTGCATGTGACCGGCCATGATACGATCGACGACCTTCGCGCCGATTTCGAGGCGAACGGATATTTCTACACTGCGAGCCGGAAAAACGAGGCGCCAGTGATCGCCCTGCGCTTCAATCTGGAAATGATGCGCCAAGGCGCCTACGCCGCCGCTGTGGCCGACAGCGCCGAGCTTGCGATTGTCAAGGCACAGGCCAGCCTTGCGGCCGACAACCCGAGCACTGCTCCTACCGCCCACAATGGCACCTACGAAGGATCCCTGGACGCGATCCGGGACGTCGTCGCCTGGAATACGATCTGGGATGAGACCAACTCCCGGCCCTATACGGCTGTGACGCGCATCTGGAATCTCGGCAAATTCGCCGTCTGGTACAACGACCAGCTGTTTGCCGCTCTGCTGGCCGGTGTCTTCGATGCCGATCTCGCCCGCGAGAATATGGCCACGGCGATGGCAAGCGCCACCCCCCAGGGCAATATCGCCTGCATCGTTACCTCGAATGATGCCTGGGTGGATCGCAGCCAGCATCCAAACGGCGCGCTCGTTGCCTGGCAGCTTTACCAGCGCACCGGCGAGCGTTCGCTTCTGGCGGCAAGCTATGATGCGCTGGCCCGCAATCAGCGTTGGTGGCGCGAACACCGCGATCCCGACGCCTTCGGCCTGCTGTCCTGCGGCACATCGGACGTCGGCGAAGGCCTCTATAAGGGCACGCACTTTGCCGCCCGCAACGAAACAGGCATGGATAATTCAGCCACTCATGACGAGGCCGTCTACGATCCCATCACGCGTACCCTGTCGACATTCGATCTCGGACTGAATTGCGCGGCGGCGCTCGATGCCGAGATGCTGTCGAAGATGGCCGAGGTTCTCGGCAAGGAGGATGATGCCCGCGAATTCGCGGCCATCGCCGAACGCTGCCGCAAGCTGATCTCGGAAAACCTGTGGGATGAAAGCCGCAGCATCTTCGCCAACCGGCAGCGCCAGGGCGGCTTTGTGCGGTCGCTTTCGCCGACCAGCTTCTATCCTCTGCTATGTGGCGCAGCCACGCCCGAACAGGCCGAGAAGTTGCTCCACCACCTCGGCGACGAAACCACCTTTGGCGGTGACTACGTCCTGCCGAACGCGACGCGTGACGATCCCGCCTTTGCCGACAATGTCTACTGGCGTGGCCGCATCTGGCCGAACGTCAACTACATGGTCTGGCTCGGGCTGCGCCGCTACGGCTTTGCAGCGGAGGCAAGTAGGCTTGCGCGGCAGAGCTACGAGCTCTTCATGAAGTCCTGGAGCACGGACCGGATCGCGGCGGAGAACTATAACGCCACGACGGGCGAAGCGATGGACCAGGGCGATACGGATCCCTTTTACATCTGGGCCGCCATGCTGCCGCTGATGGCTGTCGGCGAGATCATCGACTTCGATCCGTGGAGCGGCTGGACCCTTCACAATGCCGGCGCTGACCTTTCCGTCGGTCCGATGCTGTCGCCTTCTGGAATGCTTTCGGTCTCGATCTCCGATGGCCTGCTGGAAATGAGCCTGGACGGACGCGCATCGTTGAAGACTAACCTGCAAACATCGTTCACGCAGATCACTGTCAGTGATGCACGTTTCTCCTGCACCATCACTCCGACGGGCAACGACGGGTTTGTCGCGCTTCCGAATGTCGAGCCAGACCGCATCGTGGCAGCACATCTCGATTGCCAGGAAGTTCGGCTCGAGGCGAGTACCGATGGCGCGCGTCTTGAAATCGCAAAGGCCGCGCACGGCCGGAAACTGGATGTCTATTTTTTGACAGTGTGAATGGTATTGGCGCCTGATGGAACTTGACAGGCGCAGATCAGCCATATTACTTTGCATACAAATAAAAAGAATGCCGGAAGAGCATGAGGGTTGAACGGAATTGCCTATCGGGAGCAACACGCTCGCGATAGCAACTTCATAACGGCAATGCCTGATAGAATGGCTGCGATTTAACGCTGCGCCGAAAGGCGCTGGGTGAACCCGTACGTTCCAATTGGGTGTGACCAGTCGTCAGCCTCACGTCAATTTAGTTTGCATACAAATCATATGGCGCGCTTTTTTAATAGGCGGACTGCCGATGATTTGCGCGAAGCCTGAGGTCGTCGGCTGCCGCCGCGGCCGTTGACAAGAGTATTTTCAAGAGGGGTTCCAAATGACTGAAATCACAAGACGCAACACGCTGAAGCTGATGTCCGGAGCCGTCATTGCCGGCGCTGCCTTCTCGGCCATGCCGCGCATGGCCTTTTCCGCCGGTAAGATCACGGTTCTAAACTGGCAGGGTTACGGCACTGACGAAGCCTGGTCGATCAAGGCCTTTGCCGAGAAGACCGGCATCGAGGTCGTCCACGACTACTACAGCTCCGAGTCGGAAATGCTGACCAAGCTGCGCACCAACCCGGGCGCCTATGATCTCGTCGTTCTCAACGCTGCGCGCTGCGCGCAGGCAACCGCGGAAGACCTCCTGCAGCCGATCGATTTCAGCAAGGTTCCGAACGCTGCCACGATCGACGCAAATCTGCGCTCCAATGCCAACTTCCTGAAGGATGGCAAGGGCTATGCGGTGCCATGGGTCTGGGGCATGACTTCGCTCGCCATCCGCGACGGCATGCCTGTTCCAGACAGCTACAAGGTTCTGGCGGATCCCGCCTACAAGGGCCGCGTTGCGATGGACGACGATGCGGTTATCTGCGTTGCCGCCGGCGCCCTGATGACCGGTCAGGACATGAATAACCCGAAGGATCTCGGTGCCATCCGCGACGCGTTGAAGTCCATCAAGCCGAACGTCAAGCTGCTGTGGTCGACGGAAGACCAATGGAACAAGTCCTTTGCAGCCAAGGAATTCGACCTCTCGCTCTTCTGGTCGGGCGGCTCGGTCCGTTCAAAGCGCAATTCGAAGCTGCCTGTCGATTTCGTCGTTCCCAAGGAAGGCGGCATCGGCTGGGTCGATGGTCTCGGTATTCCGGCGTCGGCTCCCAACGCCGAGGGCGCACTGGCCTTCGCAAACTGGCTGATCGACCCAACCTTCTATCTCGAATGGGCCACCAAGGTCGGTGCACCGGCATCGTCCAACTCCGCAGCACTTGCAAGCCTTCCGGCCGACGACCTGAGCCGCCAGGTTCACAAGCCGGAATACCTGAAGACCATGGGCATCATGTCGGCTCTGCCGGATGACCGTCGTGAAGCCTTCAACAACCTGTGGCAGGAAGTGAAAGCCTTCTATGCAGAATGACAATCTGACATCGGCGTCAGAGCGCGGACCTTCGGATCCGCGCGTGCGGCGTCCCCTGCCGTCCTGGGTGTCGACGACGGCGCTGCTGATGCCAACCTACGGCTGGCTGACGCTTGCCGTCTTTCTCCCGCTGCTGACCATGTTGGTCTTCAGCTTCATGGCGGCAACCCCCATGGGCAAGGCGCCGATCGTCTTTACCCTGAAGCAGTATCGTGCCTTCATCGACCAGCCCTATCTGATCGGTATTGCTTTCACGTCGCTGCTTATCGGCTTCTGGACGACATTTGCCTGCGCCGTACTCGGCTTCCTGGCAGCAGTTGCGCTTGCTCGTTCCACCTTTGGCAAGACGCGCGAGCTGCTGCTCATCCTCATCCTGCTACCATTCTGGACGAACGGCCTTGTCCGTATCTTCTCATGGACAATGGTGCTGCGCGAAAACGGCTTCCTCGACACCATCTTCCACATGGTCTTACCGGATGCTGGATCGATCGGCTTCCTCTATACGCGCTATGCAGTCGTTGTTGGCCTGGTACATGGTTATCTGCCTTACATGATCCTCACCTGTTATATCGCGCTGGTTACGATCGATGACGCGATCATCGAAGCGGCCGCCAGCCTGGGTGCGCGGTGGTGGACAATTCTCTTCAAGATTCTCGTGCCTATGGCTGCTCCAGGCTTGATCTCGGGTGCCGTGCTGACCTTCATCCCGGTCATCGGCTCCTTCATGGAGCCCCGAATTCTGGGCGGCCGCGTGGGCGTCACCATGGGCACCGTCATCGAGGACCAGTTCACGCAGGCCTTCAACTGGCCGCTCGGCGCCTCGCTGTCCTTCACGCTGCTCGCCGTCGTACTTGCAATCTTCGGCACGTTCTCCGGCGTCCTGCGCCGCGGCACGGCAGCTTAGAGGAGGGAACACCGAATGAGATCGCTTGGTCGTTTCTATCTGATCGCCGTACTGGTCTTCCTCTACACGCCGATCCTCGTGATGATGGCGATGGGCTTCAACGCCTCGCCGCTCTACGAACTGCCGTTCAGCTTCTCGACCCGCTGGTACGAGGCGCTCTGGAACAACAGCATCCTGCTCACTGCTGGCATGAACAGCATCATCATCGCCGTCATTACGGCGGTTCTCGCAACCACGCTTGGCACCATGGCGTCTGTTGCCCTGTCGCGCAGCACGTTCCGTGGCAAGAGCTTCCTGCAGATCATGCTGCTGCCGCCGATCGCCATTCCGTGGCTGATCACCGGCACGGCGATGCTGATCTTCTTCTACTGGACCGGCATCGGCCGCGGCATGCACGCGATTATCATCGGTCACGTTGCCCTTGCCATCCCTTACGTAGTCCTGGTGGTGGGAACCGGCTTCCGGACAATCCGGGCCGATCTGGAAGAGGCAGCCATGAGCCTGGGATCCACCCCCATCCATGCGTTCTTCTCCGTCACTCTGCCCCTGCTTTACCCCAGCATCCTGGGCGCCGCCCTGTTTGCCTTCGCGGTCTCGCTCGACCAGTTCGTGATTTCCTATTTCCTCGCAACGCCCGGCTTCACCACGCTGCCGGTTCAGATCTACTCCTCGATCCGCAAGGGCTTCACCCCCGAAATCAATGCGATCTCGACTGTGCTTCTGCTCGGCTCGATGACCGTGATCCTGATTTTCGCGCGCTTCGCCAAGCCCGGAGACACCCGTGACAAACGTTAACGTCAATTCCGTCGCCAAGACCTACGGTACCACGCCCGTTCTGGCCGATATCACCACCGAGTTCCCAGAGGGCTCGTTCACCAGCCTTCTTGGGCCTTCGGGCTCCGGCAAGACGACGCTCCTGCGCATCATCGCCGGCTTCATCAAGCCTGATCTGGGTGTGGTGACCATCGGCAGCAGGGATGTCACGAACATACCCGTATGGGGCCGCAACATCGGCATGATGTTCCAGTCCTATGCGTTGTTCCCGCACATGACGATTACTCAGAACGTGGCCTTCGGCCTCGAGCGACGCGGTATCAAGGGTGCCGCAGCCCGCAAAGAAGTCGATCGCGCCTTGGAAATGGTGCGCCTGCCGGGCTTTGGCAACCGGATGCCAAAGCAGCTTTCGGGCGGCCAGCAACAGCGTGTAGCGCTGGCACGCGCCATTGTCATCAAGCCGAGCGTGCTGCTGCTTGACGAGCCGCTGTCCGCGCTCGACCGTAGGCTGCGACAGGAGATGCAGGTCGAACTGCTGCGGATCCAGCGCGAGAGCGGCCTGACGACGATCTTCGTCACCCACGACCAGGAAGAAGCCCTGACGCTGTCCGACAAGGTGGCCATTCTCGACAAGGGCCGTATCGTTCAGATCGGCGCGCCCGAGACTGTCTACGAGAAGCCTCTGACGCGTTTCGCCGCGGAGTTTCTGGGCGATTCCAATTTCCTTGTCGGCACCGTCGAGAACGGTGCGGTGCGGCTTTCCGACGGCACGACGGTGCGCAGCGCAAGCCCTCTGCCTGCCAACGGCATGAAAGTGACGCTCGCGGTGCGCCCGGAGAAGATGTCGATCTCGGCGAGGAATGCCGAAGGCAACAGCCTCACGGCGCTGATCACCACGGTCATCTACGCCGGACCGGTGCTCTCCTATCTCCTGGAGACCAAAGACGGTCTGCCACTGAAGCTCTTCGTGCAGAACCGAGACGGCACCGTCCTCAAGGAAGGTGACAGCGTGACGCTGAACTGGTCGCCGGAACACACCGTCTGTGTTGTGGATTGACGATGACGAGGGCACCGTTGTCCCATAACACGTTGCATGTCGTCATCGACATGCAACGGCTCTTCGCCGAGGAAACGCCCTGGTTTACGCCAGCTTTCGCAGGCATCATGCCGAATGTGCAGCGGCTTGCCGAGGCCAGGCTTGAAAGGACGGTCTTTGCCCGCTTCATCGTCGCGCAACGTCCCGAGGAGGCGAAAGGCCGATGGCAAGCCTACTATGAGCGCTGGAAAACGGTAACTCTGGACGAACTCGATCCGGGGATGCTGGATCTCGTTGCACCGCTGGCTGCGCTCGCGCAGCTGGGGTCAATCGTCGACAAGGAAACCTTTTCGATCTTCGGAGCTCCCGGCTTTATCGATCGTCTTGATAGCGAAGGCGTCGATACGCTTGTGTTCACCGGTGTCGAGACCGATGT contains:
- a CDS encoding molybdopterin cofactor-binding domain-containing protein; this encodes MSIHREAPKATYLATSDILLIVSDASLGDAAELYIAIDSNGRVKAFNGHVDLGTGIRTSLAQIVAEELHVPFEHVEMVLGATSAAPNQGATIASETIQITAVPLRQAAATARHHLMAKAAALKGTAVEHLVLEDGVIRAGNGANWSFTFGELVAGEHVRLSIDASAELKPASAYRIVGSSRPRVDIPAKATGQWTYVHDVRVPGMLHGRVIRPLYAGFDHGEHVGNSLISIDEGSIAHIDGVVGVVAIGDFVGVVATREEIAIEAAKTLKVVWREPPQRPDLNAPEMALRANPATPRKLIDRGNVEMALAGSAEPMNRTYIWPYQMHGSIGPSCAVADYSDTGLTVWSGTQNPFPMRRDLALLLDMPEDMILVERLEAAGCYGRNCADDVTADAALLSRAVRAPVRVQLTREQEHVWEPKGAAQIIDVRGGLDLEGGPSAYDFETRYPSNLAPTLSLILTGKVPPVSDVVQMGDRTAIPPYAYGNLRVTVHDMPPIARASWFRGVSAMPNTFAHECYIDELAAAAGVDPIEYRLRYLHDPRAVDLVHALAERANWVPHTKWGTLGGEGDLLYGRGFAYAVYIHGPFPGKAAAWAAWVADVAVNTKTGEIAVTKVTCAQDSGMMINPDGVRHQIHGNVIQSTSRVLKERVEFSSTAVTSKEWGGYPLITFPELPDIDVLMVPRQDEPPLGVGESASVPSASAIANAVYDATGIRFRELPLTPEMVLAALKGDTATPPPAPPAKRKRWWNIGIWTAGAAAAISGLVAMASPWRPAIATIERPDVNVYSAATIERGRLAAAAGACNVCHVGNDGTPFAGGRRFDTAFGTVYATNITPDVKNGIGAWSYTAFERAMREGISRDGHHLYPAHPYTSFAGAEDADLQALYAYMMTQTAVADKAPETKLKFPYSIRTMMAGWNALFLKSAPITYDQTRNAIWNRGAYLVETLGHCSACHTERNALGAEKTGSAHLSGGFAEGWEAPALNAMAKGPVGWTEDAFYDYLRTGHSRDHGSAAGPMAHVVEVMQPLPDSDIRAMANYLASLNKDGDPSKAVAQSQAAIAASEAAKVSAGLVSPKGERIFNGACATCHTGNTVLSSLALNSNLHADTPDNLIQAILGGVEAPAILAETTGREAPEVMSMPAFRDTLNETQLKDLTDYLRARFAPDRPAWSDTSAALQRVAATAH
- a CDS encoding MGH1-like glycoside hydrolase domain-containing protein, which gives rise to MLKHSTVPLMRAWNSWSDRPAEMVFLPLGVRITPVLYSTRSRTTSAIEPRRDTVRLGRHAIDGSLIELETEHSGTTVAFRTEKSDPFAVRGNWEGKAGGEWGLRFWLTLAISADSGEMVTHEAGRNVTLVKIGTRFVAVATAEAPVHVTGHDTIDDLRADFEANGYFYTASRKNEAPVIALRFNLEMMRQGAYAAAVADSAELAIVKAQASLAADNPSTAPTAHNGTYEGSLDAIRDVVAWNTIWDETNSRPYTAVTRIWNLGKFAVWYNDQLFAALLAGVFDADLARENMATAMASATPQGNIACIVTSNDAWVDRSQHPNGALVAWQLYQRTGERSLLAASYDALARNQRWWREHRDPDAFGLLSCGTSDVGEGLYKGTHFAARNETGMDNSATHDEAVYDPITRTLSTFDLGLNCAAALDAEMLSKMAEVLGKEDDAREFAAIAERCRKLISENLWDESRSIFANRQRQGGFVRSLSPTSFYPLLCGAATPEQAEKLLHHLGDETTFGGDYVLPNATRDDPAFADNVYWRGRIWPNVNYMVWLGLRRYGFAAEASRLARQSYELFMKSWSTDRIAAENYNATTGEAMDQGDTDPFYIWAAMLPLMAVGEIIDFDPWSGWTLHNAGADLSVGPMLSPSGMLSVSISDGLLEMSLDGRASLKTNLQTSFTQITVSDARFSCTITPTGNDGFVALPNVEPDRIVAAHLDCQEVRLEASTDGARLEIAKAAHGRKLDVYFLTV
- a CDS encoding ABC transporter substrate-binding protein, whose product is MTEITRRNTLKLMSGAVIAGAAFSAMPRMAFSAGKITVLNWQGYGTDEAWSIKAFAEKTGIEVVHDYYSSESEMLTKLRTNPGAYDLVVLNAARCAQATAEDLLQPIDFSKVPNAATIDANLRSNANFLKDGKGYAVPWVWGMTSLAIRDGMPVPDSYKVLADPAYKGRVAMDDDAVICVAAGALMTGQDMNNPKDLGAIRDALKSIKPNVKLLWSTEDQWNKSFAAKEFDLSLFWSGGSVRSKRNSKLPVDFVVPKEGGIGWVDGLGIPASAPNAEGALAFANWLIDPTFYLEWATKVGAPASSNSAALASLPADDLSRQVHKPEYLKTMGIMSALPDDRREAFNNLWQEVKAFYAE
- a CDS encoding ABC transporter permease — protein: MQNDNLTSASERGPSDPRVRRPLPSWVSTTALLMPTYGWLTLAVFLPLLTMLVFSFMAATPMGKAPIVFTLKQYRAFIDQPYLIGIAFTSLLIGFWTTFACAVLGFLAAVALARSTFGKTRELLLILILLPFWTNGLVRIFSWTMVLRENGFLDTIFHMVLPDAGSIGFLYTRYAVVVGLVHGYLPYMILTCYIALVTIDDAIIEAAASLGARWWTILFKILVPMAAPGLISGAVLTFIPVIGSFMEPRILGGRVGVTMGTVIEDQFTQAFNWPLGASLSFTLLAVVLAIFGTFSGVLRRGTAA
- a CDS encoding ABC transporter permease; amino-acid sequence: MRSLGRFYLIAVLVFLYTPILVMMAMGFNASPLYELPFSFSTRWYEALWNNSILLTAGMNSIIIAVITAVLATTLGTMASVALSRSTFRGKSFLQIMLLPPIAIPWLITGTAMLIFFYWTGIGRGMHAIIIGHVALAIPYVVLVVGTGFRTIRADLEEAAMSLGSTPIHAFFSVTLPLLYPSILGAALFAFAVSLDQFVISYFLATPGFTTLPVQIYSSIRKGFTPEINAISTVLLLGSMTVILIFARFAKPGDTRDKR
- a CDS encoding ABC transporter ATP-binding protein yields the protein MTNVNVNSVAKTYGTTPVLADITTEFPEGSFTSLLGPSGSGKTTLLRIIAGFIKPDLGVVTIGSRDVTNIPVWGRNIGMMFQSYALFPHMTITQNVAFGLERRGIKGAAARKEVDRALEMVRLPGFGNRMPKQLSGGQQQRVALARAIVIKPSVLLLDEPLSALDRRLRQEMQVELLRIQRESGLTTIFVTHDQEEALTLSDKVAILDKGRIVQIGAPETVYEKPLTRFAAEFLGDSNFLVGTVENGAVRLSDGTTVRSASPLPANGMKVTLAVRPEKMSISARNAEGNSLTALITTVIYAGPVLSYLLETKDGLPLKLFVQNRDGTVLKEGDSVTLNWSPEHTVCVVD
- a CDS encoding cysteine hydrolase family protein; this translates as MTRAPLSHNTLHVVIDMQRLFAEETPWFTPAFAGIMPNVQRLAEARLERTVFARFIVAQRPEEAKGRWQAYYERWKTVTLDELDPGMLDLVAPLAALAQLGSIVDKETFSIFGAPGFIDRLDSEGVDTLVFTGVETDVCVYASALDAVDLGYRVVLASDAIASGDMMAHEMVLTRLAPRFSEQIEILTTEAILGLWPA